A stretch of the Porifericola rhodea genome encodes the following:
- a CDS encoding DNA-directed RNA polymerase subunit alpha has translation MSILAFQMPEKVVMEKADNFHGLFTFKPLERGYGVTVGNALRRILLSSLEGYAITGLKMPGVMHEFSTVDGIVEDISEVILNLKKVRFKKVTDDFVDNKIVIPIKNQSSFTGADIQNSVTSFEVLNPDHVICHLDDSLDMEVELYVEKGRGYVPSEENKQNDQSFGVIAIDSIFTPIKNVKFSIENTRVEQRTDYEQLILDIETDGSIHPEDALKGAANILIKHFMLFSDQNMILETPQQGEPDTVDEEMLHMRKLLKTPLNDLDLSVRAYNCLKAADVKTLGDLVQLEISDMMKFRNFGKKSLAELEQLVADKNLSFGMDVGKYKLDED, from the coding sequence ATGTCAATACTAGCATTTCAAATGCCCGAAAAGGTGGTGATGGAAAAGGCAGACAATTTTCACGGTCTGTTCACTTTCAAACCACTTGAAAGAGGCTATGGGGTTACTGTTGGTAATGCGTTAAGGAGAATATTGTTGTCTTCGCTTGAGGGGTATGCAATTACCGGATTAAAAATGCCGGGAGTTATGCATGAGTTTTCTACAGTAGATGGTATTGTAGAGGACATCTCTGAAGTGATTCTGAACCTTAAAAAGGTTCGTTTCAAGAAGGTAACTGATGATTTTGTGGATAACAAAATTGTTATCCCTATCAAAAACCAATCTAGCTTTACCGGTGCTGATATCCAGAATAGTGTGACTTCTTTTGAGGTCCTGAATCCAGATCATGTAATCTGTCATCTGGATGACTCTTTAGATATGGAGGTGGAGCTGTATGTAGAGAAGGGTAGAGGATATGTTCCTTCTGAAGAAAATAAGCAAAATGACCAGAGCTTTGGTGTTATTGCTATTGACTCAATCTTTACTCCTATTAAAAACGTTAAGTTTAGCATAGAGAACACCAGGGTTGAGCAACGTACTGACTACGAGCAATTGATCCTGGATATTGAAACTGATGGGTCTATCCACCCTGAAGATGCTTTGAAAGGTGCTGCTAATATTTTGATCAAGCATTTCATGTTATTCTCTGACCAAAACATGATCCTTGAGACTCCTCAACAGGGTGAGCCTGATACGGTTGACGAGGAAATGCTACACATGAGAAAGTTGCTGAAAACTCCTCTTAACGATCTTGACCTTTCTGTAAGAGCTTATAACTGTCTCAAAGCTGCTGATGTGAAAACACTCGGCGACTTGGTTCAGCTTGAGATTTCTGATATGATGAAGTTTCGCAACTTTGGTAAGAAATCATTGGCAGAGTTAGAGCAGCTTGTCGCTGACAAGAACCTTTCCTTTGGTATGGATGTAGGTAAGTATAAATTAGACGAAGATTAA
- the rpsD gene encoding 30S ribosomal protein S4: MARYRGPKSKVARKFNDPIFGPSKALQKKSYPPGQHGRGRRRKQSEYAVQLMAKQKAKYTYGVLERQFANLFEKANSSQGITGEILLQLLESRLDNVVFRLGIAPTRRGARQLVGHKHITVNGEVVNVPSYQVKPGDLVGVREKSKSLIAITDSLASHSASRFSWLEWDKSQMAGRFNNVPQRDEIPENIQEQLIVELYSK; encoded by the coding sequence ATGGCAAGATATAGAGGCCCTAAGTCTAAAGTAGCAAGAAAATTTAACGATCCAATATTCGGTCCGAGTAAGGCTTTACAAAAGAAAAGCTACCCTCCTGGACAGCATGGTAGAGGAAGACGTCGCAAGCAGTCTGAATATGCTGTACAGTTAATGGCTAAGCAAAAAGCTAAATACACTTATGGTGTATTGGAAAGACAATTTGCTAACCTATTTGAGAAAGCAAATAGCAGCCAGGGGATTACTGGTGAAATTCTTCTTCAACTACTTGAATCTAGACTGGATAACGTAGTATTCAGATTAGGAATTGCCCCTACCAGGAGAGGAGCGAGACAACTTGTTGGTCATAAGCATATTACTGTTAATGGCGAAGTTGTAAATGTACCTTCATATCAAGTGAAGCCTGGGGACTTAGTAGGTGTAAGAGAAAAGTCTAAATCTCTTATTGCTATTACTGATAGCCTTGCTTCTCACAGTGCTAGTCGCTTTAGCTGGCTAGAGTGGGACAAGTCTCAGATGGCAGGTAGATTTAACAATGTTCCTCAGAGAGATGAAATTCCTGAAAATATTCAAGAGCAATTAATTGTTGAATTGTACTCTAAGTAA
- the rpsK gene encoding 30S ribosomal protein S11, whose protein sequence is MAQKRKDKAKKRVVAVESAGQAHIKASFNNIIISITNMSGQVVSWASAGKMGFKGSKKNTPYAAQTAAANCAQVAYDLGMRKVEVFIKGPGAGRESAIRTLQNTGLEVTMIKDVTPLPHNGCRPPKRRRV, encoded by the coding sequence ATGGCTCAGAAAAGAAAAGATAAAGCAAAAAAGAGAGTAGTTGCGGTTGAGTCCGCAGGACAAGCTCACATAAAAGCTTCATTTAACAATATCATCATCTCTATTACCAATATGTCTGGACAGGTAGTGTCTTGGGCTTCTGCTGGTAAGATGGGCTTTAAGGGTTCTAAAAAAAATACCCCCTATGCAGCTCAAACTGCTGCTGCTAACTGTGCTCAGGTTGCTTACGATTTGGGGATGCGCAAAGTTGAGGTTTTTATCAAAGGCCCTGGTGCCGGACGTGAATCTGCAATTCGTACACTACAAAATACAGGCTTGGAAGTTACTATGATCAAAGACGTAACTCCATTACCGCACAACGGTTGCCGTCCACCTAAAAGAAGAAGAGTATAA
- the rpsM gene encoding 30S ribosomal protein S13 — MARIAGVDIPDNKRGEIGLTYIFGIGRSTAQQILTEAGIDLNKKVGEWTDDESNAIRSIIANELKVEGVLKSEVQMSIKRLMDIGCYRGLRHRRGLPVRGQKTKNNARTRKGKRKTVANKKKATK, encoded by the coding sequence ATGGCAAGAATTGCAGGCGTAGATATCCCCGATAATAAAAGAGGAGAAATAGGTTTAACCTATATCTTCGGCATTGGTAGAAGCACTGCTCAGCAGATTCTTACTGAAGCTGGTATTGACCTTAACAAAAAAGTTGGTGAGTGGACTGATGATGAGTCTAATGCTATACGTTCGATCATTGCCAATGAATTGAAGGTTGAGGGTGTTCTTAAGTCAGAAGTACAAATGAGTATTAAACGACTTATGGATATAGGTTGTTACCGTGGACTTAGACATAGAAGAGGTCTTCCTGTTAGAGGACAAAAGACTAAGAATAATGCCCGTACCCGTAAAGGTAAGCGTAAGACTGTTGCAAATAAAAAGAAAGCTACTAAGTAG
- the ykgO gene encoding type B 50S ribosomal protein L36, with product MKVKASIKKRSSDCKIVRRKGKLYVINKKNPRFKQRQG from the coding sequence ATGAAAGTAAAAGCATCTATTAAAAAGCGCAGTTCCGACTGTAAAATTGTCCGAAGAAAGGGCAAGTTGTACGTTATTAATAAAAAGAACCCTAGATTTAAGCAAAGACAAGGTTAA
- the infA gene encoding translation initiation factor IF-1, producing MAKQASIEQDGTITEALSNAMFRVELENGHQVIAHISGKMRMNYIKILPGDRVKLEMSPYDLTKGRIVYRYK from the coding sequence ATGGCTAAACAAGCATCCATTGAGCAAGATGGCACTATAACCGAAGCATTATCAAATGCAATGTTTAGAGTTGAGCTTGAAAATGGCCACCAGGTGATCGCGCATATATCTGGTAAGATGAGAATGAATTACATTAAGATATTACCTGGTGACAGAGTAAAACTTGAAATGTCACCTTATGATTTAACTAAAGGAAGGATAGTATACAGATATAAGTAA
- the secY gene encoding preprotein translocase subunit SecY: MKKFITTIRNIFSIEELRTRILNTLGFLIIFRLGSFVVLPGVDPSRLEGDAGGIFGLLDTFLGGAFSNASIFGLGIMPYISASIVIQLLTVAVPYFQRLQKEGDSGRKKITQITRILTIFITFGQGVGYLSYAVPAEAIMIDRFFFTVSALIILTSGTIFCMWLGEKITDKGIGNGISMLIMIGIISRFPGAIVAEFLSKGMNGALLFVIEIVALFFVVMAAVMLTQAVRRIPVQYAKQVVGNKVYGGQRQYIPLKVNASGVMPIIFAQSLMFLPGLIASIWADNNDIAAAIGSTFADFTSWQYNLVFGILIILFTFFYTAITINSKQIADDMKRNGGFVPGVKPGQPTAEFIDSVLSRITLPGSLFLAIIAIMPAIASVAGITTEFAYFYGGTSLLIMVGVILDTLQQIESYLLMRHYEGMMKSGRIKGRSENAAVA, translated from the coding sequence ATGAAAAAATTTATTACCACCATACGGAATATCTTTTCTATTGAAGAGCTCAGAACCAGGATTCTAAATACATTAGGGTTCCTTATCATTTTTAGATTAGGATCTTTTGTTGTATTACCTGGTGTAGATCCTTCTCGTCTTGAGGGTGACGCTGGTGGTATATTTGGCTTACTAGATACTTTTCTTGGAGGAGCCTTCAGTAATGCTTCTATTTTTGGTTTAGGAATAATGCCTTATATATCGGCATCTATTGTGATTCAGTTATTAACGGTCGCTGTTCCTTATTTCCAAAGATTGCAAAAAGAAGGTGATTCGGGAAGAAAGAAAATTACTCAGATCACCAGAATACTGACAATCTTTATCACCTTCGGTCAAGGTGTAGGGTATTTATCATACGCTGTGCCTGCCGAGGCTATTATGATTGACAGGTTCTTTTTTACTGTATCCGCGCTAATCATTCTTACGTCAGGAACTATTTTCTGCATGTGGTTAGGAGAAAAAATTACAGATAAGGGAATTGGAAACGGTATATCTATGCTAATAATGATAGGTATTATCTCTCGTTTTCCCGGAGCAATTGTGGCAGAGTTCCTTTCTAAAGGAATGAACGGAGCGCTCCTTTTTGTAATTGAAATTGTAGCTTTATTCTTCGTTGTCATGGCAGCTGTAATGCTGACTCAGGCAGTAAGACGAATACCCGTACAATATGCCAAGCAGGTAGTAGGTAACAAAGTCTATGGCGGACAGCGTCAGTATATTCCTTTAAAAGTAAATGCCTCTGGTGTAATGCCTATCATCTTTGCTCAATCCCTTATGTTTCTACCTGGTTTAATAGCCAGTATTTGGGCAGATAACAACGATATAGCGGCAGCAATTGGAAGTACTTTCGCAGATTTTACTTCTTGGCAGTATAATTTAGTATTTGGAATTTTAATTATTCTATTTACGTTCTTCTACACCGCAATCACGATTAACTCAAAGCAGATCGCGGACGATATGAAAAGAAACGGTGGATTTGTTCCTGGTGTAAAACCGGGTCAACCTACTGCAGAGTTTATAGATTCCGTACTTTCTAGAATCACTTTGCCTGGCTCTTTATTCTTGGCTATTATCGCCATTATGCCAGCCATTGCAAGCGTAGCTGGTATTACTACTGAGTTTGCTTATTTCTATGGAGGTACTTCTCTTCTAATTATGGTAGGAGTAATTCTAGATACTTTACAGCAGATAGAAAGTTACTTGCTTATGCGTCATTATGAAGGAATGATGAAGTCAGGGCGCATTAAAGGTAGGTCTGAAAATGCTGCTGTTGCATAA
- the rplO gene encoding 50S ribosomal protein L15: MNLHTIKPAKGSVKTRKRIGRGPGSGLGGTAARGHKGAKSRSGYKKKEGFEGGQMPLQRRVPKFGFRNPNRVAYGTVNIGQLQTLSEKTGESSFTVESLQKYGLVGKNDKVKILGNGELSAKLEVEAHAFSATAEKAIEAAGGSVKKQ, translated from the coding sequence ATGAACTTACATACAATAAAACCTGCTAAAGGCTCTGTGAAAACCAGAAAGAGAATTGGACGTGGTCCAGGCTCTGGCTTAGGTGGTACTGCAGCTAGAGGTCATAAAGGTGCTAAATCAAGATCAGGGTATAAGAAGAAAGAAGGATTTGAAGGTGGACAGATGCCCTTACAACGTAGAGTTCCTAAGTTTGGATTTAGAAACCCTAATCGTGTAGCTTATGGCACTGTAAACATAGGGCAGTTACAAACTCTTTCTGAAAAAACTGGTGAAAGTAGTTTCACTGTTGAAAGTCTACAGAAGTACGGACTTGTTGGAAAGAATGATAAAGTAAAAATATTAGGAAACGGAGAGCTTAGTGCTAAGCTTGAAGTAGAAGCTCATGCTTTTTCTGCAACTGCTGAAAAGGCTATTGAAGCTGCTGGAGGATCCGTTAAAAAACAATAG
- the rpmD gene encoding 50S ribosomal protein L30 has protein sequence MAKIKITQVKSAIKRPKKQKATIQALGLGKINKTVEVENTPQVSGMVRKVSHLVNVTEA, from the coding sequence ATGGCAAAAATTAAAATTACTCAAGTTAAGAGCGCCATTAAGCGTCCTAAAAAACAGAAAGCTACTATACAGGCTTTAGGTTTAGGGAAAATTAACAAGACCGTTGAAGTAGAGAATACTCCTCAGGTTAGTGGAATGGTGCGTAAAGTTTCTCATTTAGTCAACGTTACTGAAGCATAA
- the rpsE gene encoding 30S ribosomal protein S5 has translation MAQNVRSVKASEIDLKERVVAIKRVAKVVKGGRRFSFAAIVVVGNGDGVVGYGLGKANEVTDAITKGVDDAKKNLLKVPILKGTIPHETLGKYGGGFVLIKPASPGTGVIAGGAMRAVLESAGVHDVLAKSKGSSNPHNVVKATFDALANMRDPYAVAEQRGVTLEKVFNG, from the coding sequence ATGGCACAAAACGTAAGATCAGTAAAAGCAAGCGAAATAGACCTTAAAGAACGCGTAGTAGCTATAAAAAGAGTTGCTAAGGTGGTTAAGGGTGGTAGAAGATTTAGCTTTGCAGCTATTGTTGTGGTTGGAAATGGAGATGGCGTTGTTGGTTATGGCTTAGGTAAAGCTAATGAAGTAACTGATGCTATCACTAAAGGTGTAGATGACGCTAAGAAGAACCTTCTTAAAGTACCTATTCTTAAAGGAACTATCCCTCATGAAACCCTTGGTAAGTATGGAGGAGGATTTGTGCTAATTAAACCAGCTTCTCCTGGTACTGGAGTAATTGCTGGTGGTGCTATGCGCGCGGTACTTGAGAGTGCTGGAGTGCATGATGTACTTGCTAAATCAAAAGGATCTTCTAACCCCCATAATGTTGTTAAGGCTACTTTTGATGCATTGGCTAATATGCGAGATCCTTATGCTGTAGCAGAACAAAGAGGTGTTACTTTAGAGAAAGTTTTTAACGGTTGA
- the rplR gene encoding 50S ribosomal protein L18, producing MAVTNKKLQRRNKIRKSIRRKLSGTSERPRLSVYKSNKAIYAQIINDELGNTLAHATSVEVETKNANLDIAKAVGKKIAEKAVANGISEVVFDRGGYIYHGKVKALAEGAREGGLKF from the coding sequence ATGGCTGTTACTAATAAGAAGCTTCAAAGAAGAAATAAAATAAGAAAAAGTATCCGCCGTAAATTGAGCGGTACTTCTGAACGCCCTCGTTTATCTGTATACAAAAGCAATAAGGCGATTTATGCTCAGATTATAAACGATGAGTTGGGTAATACCTTAGCACATGCTACTTCTGTAGAAGTAGAGACAAAGAACGCTAACTTAGATATAGCTAAAGCAGTAGGAAAGAAAATAGCAGAGAAGGCAGTGGCTAATGGTATATCTGAAGTGGTTTTTGATAGAGGAGGTTATATCTACCATGGTAAAGTGAAAGCTTTAGCTGAGGGTGCTAGAGAAGGGGGATTAAAATTTTAA